One Sinorhizobium mexicanum genomic region harbors:
- a CDS encoding RT0821/Lpp0805 family surface protein: protein MQDIAKSIDGKKGFSFALLRSGVLCMALLTLPGCMGAGLDLFGGPSVDHVSTGTVPVAKTADGLSDAVAVRNAVSSADISQGGDSPIPWANATSGSAGVISAIQEDRASGMLCRHFTTTRHSYEGIAKFDGSACQLGNGEWHLTSFGPQG from the coding sequence GTGCAAGACATAGCAAAGTCGATCGATGGCAAGAAGGGTTTTTCCTTCGCCTTGCTGCGCAGCGGAGTGCTTTGTATGGCACTTCTCACTCTGCCGGGGTGCATGGGCGCGGGCCTTGATCTCTTTGGCGGCCCAAGCGTCGATCATGTGTCAACGGGAACCGTACCGGTCGCGAAAACCGCGGACGGTCTCTCGGACGCCGTTGCCGTGCGCAACGCGGTTTCCTCCGCGGATATCAGTCAGGGTGGTGATAGCCCGATCCCGTGGGCAAACGCGACGTCCGGCAGTGCAGGCGTCATCAGTGCAATCCAGGAAGACCGTGCCAGCGGCATGCTCTGCCGGCACTTCACGACCACCCGTCACTCTTATGAAGGCATAGCGAAGTTCGACGGAAGCGCCTGCCAGCTCGGCAACGGCGAATGGCACCTGACGAGCTTCGGGCCGCAGGGCTGA
- a CDS encoding DnaJ C-terminal domain-containing protein: MRDPYAILGVRRNAGQDEIKAAWRSVAKAVHPDHNQEDPSATQRFAEAGRAYELLRDPILRSRYDRVRREAELRRMEAMKQKMRGPEPAEQPVDAETAEEAISRIFGVEPQAAASPSKPRTASARPVEKGELPADIGPEATADSKREEALKFEATAFRRSAAPAADLVAAIVRRIRGRTAKTAEKVPDLAVDVHVSIEQVVNRARMSIELPDGETVKLSIPPGATDGQTIRLREQGYRVTGMARGDVLATLRINQEGAFRTQGLDLVTTLPLDLEDAVLGCDAVVETPNGPVTVTVPAWSGSDKVIRVAGAGLRGTDGEAGDLLVELRLMLREKPDDKVTDLMRSLRHGLYL; the protein is encoded by the coding sequence ATGCGTGATCCCTATGCTATTCTCGGCGTGCGCCGCAATGCCGGCCAGGATGAGATCAAGGCGGCTTGGCGATCGGTCGCCAAGGCCGTGCATCCGGACCACAACCAGGAAGATCCTTCGGCGACACAGCGCTTTGCCGAGGCGGGCAGGGCGTATGAACTGTTGCGCGATCCAATCCTGAGAAGCCGTTACGATCGTGTTCGGCGTGAAGCCGAGCTGCGTCGCATGGAAGCGATGAAGCAGAAAATGCGTGGACCGGAGCCTGCAGAGCAGCCCGTCGACGCGGAAACGGCTGAAGAGGCCATCTCGCGCATCTTCGGTGTCGAACCGCAGGCTGCAGCATCTCCCTCGAAACCAAGAACAGCGTCTGCGCGGCCAGTCGAAAAGGGCGAGCTGCCGGCGGATATCGGCCCGGAGGCAACCGCGGATTCGAAACGGGAGGAAGCGCTCAAGTTCGAAGCAACGGCCTTCCGGCGCTCCGCAGCGCCGGCAGCGGACCTGGTCGCCGCGATCGTACGGCGAATTCGTGGCCGCACCGCAAAGACGGCCGAGAAAGTGCCGGATCTGGCGGTCGACGTTCATGTGAGCATCGAGCAGGTTGTCAATCGCGCCCGGATGTCCATCGAGCTTCCGGACGGCGAAACCGTAAAGCTCTCGATCCCGCCCGGCGCTACCGACGGCCAGACCATTCGACTGAGGGAACAGGGTTACCGGGTGACGGGCATGGCGCGCGGCGATGTCCTGGCGACATTGCGGATCAACCAGGAAGGGGCGTTCCGAACGCAAGGTCTCGATCTGGTGACCACCCTGCCGCTCGACCTTGAAGATGCCGTGCTCGGCTGCGACGCTGTCGTAGAAACGCCAAACGGGCCGGTTACGGTGACTGTTCCGGCCTGGTCCGGGTCGGACAAGGTGATCCGGGTTGCCGGTGCGGGGTTGCGCGGCACGGATGGAGAAGCCGGGGATCTGCTTGTCGAACTGCGACTGATGCTTCGCGAAAAGCCGGACGACAAGGTAACAGACCTGATGCGTTCCTTGCGCCATGGCCTTTATCTGTGA
- the fabI gene encoding enoyl-ACP reductase FabI, producing the protein MAQASGLMNGKRGVIMGVANNRSIAWGIAKACAEAGAEIALTWQGDALKKRVEPLAQELGAFMAGHCDVTDLASIDAVFSTLEEKWGKIDFVVHAIAFSDKDELTGRYLDTSRDNFARTMDISVYSFTAVAARAERVMNDGGSMLTLTYYGAEKVMPHYNVMGVAKAALEASVRYLAVDVGNRGIRVNAISAGPIKTLAASGIGDFRYILKWNEYNAPLKRTVSIEEVGNSALYLLSDLSSGVTGEVHHVDSGYHTVGMKAVDAPDISVLKD; encoded by the coding sequence ATGGCTCAGGCATCGGGTCTGATGAATGGCAAGCGCGGCGTCATTATGGGCGTCGCAAACAACCGTTCGATCGCATGGGGCATCGCAAAGGCTTGCGCGGAAGCGGGTGCTGAAATCGCGCTGACCTGGCAGGGCGACGCACTGAAGAAGCGTGTCGAACCGTTGGCGCAGGAACTTGGCGCCTTCATGGCGGGCCATTGCGACGTGACCGACCTTGCATCGATTGATGCCGTCTTTTCAACTCTTGAAGAGAAGTGGGGCAAGATCGACTTCGTTGTGCATGCCATTGCCTTCTCCGACAAGGATGAACTGACGGGGCGCTACCTCGATACGAGCCGCGACAACTTCGCGCGTACGATGGATATTTCCGTCTACTCCTTCACGGCCGTCGCCGCACGCGCCGAGCGCGTCATGAACGACGGCGGCTCGATGCTGACGCTCACCTACTACGGTGCTGAGAAGGTGATGCCGCATTACAACGTCATGGGCGTTGCCAAGGCGGCGCTCGAGGCGAGCGTGCGTTACCTTGCTGTCGATGTCGGCAACCGCGGTATCCGCGTGAACGCGATCTCGGCCGGCCCGATCAAGACGCTCGCCGCGTCCGGCATCGGCGATTTCCGCTATATCCTCAAATGGAACGAGTACAATGCGCCGTTGAAGCGTACCGTCTCGATCGAGGAAGTCGGCAATTCGGCGCTCTATCTGCTCTCCGACCTGTCGAGCGGCGTGACTGGCGAAGTGCACCACGTCGATTCCGGTTACCATACGGTCGGCATGAAGGCTGTCGATGCACCGGACATTTCCGTTCTGAAGGACTGA
- a CDS encoding histidine phosphatase family protein — MLVYMVRHGQTDWNAESRLQGQKDIPLNETGRRQATGNGLSLAEILGRESSNFDFVASPLGRTRETMERMRYAMGLDPLSYRTDDRLKEVSFGDWEGLTLPELKRQVPQRIAERRVAKWDFIPPGQNAESYEILSWRVGAWLKDATRPTVCVTHGGVIRVLFKLLGEMSADEAAASAIPQDRLLRIADGAIGWI; from the coding sequence GTGCTCGTCTACATGGTTCGGCATGGACAAACGGATTGGAACGCCGAAAGCCGTCTTCAGGGACAAAAGGACATTCCCCTCAACGAAACCGGCCGCCGACAGGCGACCGGTAACGGTCTTTCACTGGCGGAGATCCTCGGGCGCGAATCGAGCAACTTCGATTTCGTCGCCAGCCCGCTCGGCCGCACACGCGAGACCATGGAGCGCATGCGATACGCCATGGGGCTCGATCCGCTTTCCTACCGTACTGACGACAGGCTGAAGGAAGTCTCTTTCGGCGACTGGGAAGGCCTCACCTTGCCCGAATTGAAGCGCCAGGTACCGCAGCGCATCGCCGAAAGACGCGTTGCCAAATGGGATTTCATCCCGCCCGGCCAGAATGCGGAAAGCTACGAAATTCTGTCTTGGCGCGTCGGCGCCTGGTTGAAGGACGCGACGCGCCCGACAGTCTGCGTTACGCATGGCGGCGTCATTCGCGTGTTGTTCAAGCTTCTCGGAGAAATGAGCGCGGACGAAGCGGCGGCATCGGCCATTCCGCAGGACCGGCTACTGAGGATCGCGGATGGCGCGATCGGCTGGATTTAG
- a CDS encoding DUF1344 domain-containing protein has protein sequence MRFVIAALMATAGLLSPLSAHAESADVEAVITSVDTERLSLSLDDGKSYQAPEEFNFEGLEAGVKVLVFYTEVDGKRVINDLEIVQ, from the coding sequence ATGCGATTTGTCATTGCCGCACTCATGGCCACTGCAGGTTTGCTTTCGCCGCTTTCCGCGCATGCTGAAAGCGCTGACGTGGAGGCGGTGATCACCAGTGTGGACACCGAGCGCCTGAGCCTCTCGCTGGATGACGGCAAAAGTTATCAGGCTCCCGAGGAGTTCAACTTCGAAGGTCTCGAGGCAGGCGTCAAGGTTCTCGTCTTCTACACCGAAGTCGATGGCAAACGCGTCATCAACGACCTGGAAATCGTCCAATAA
- a CDS encoding bifunctional diguanylate cyclase/phosphodiesterase: MKIIVALRRRIRAIANFAKPSLIPALIAGAVVFLGGNIYERQHRENFRKDLKIDVENELNLIAGRFRAEFNTNIAALNGLANGIAVQLEMKESDFSKLASKLLLQNPQLVRVSAAPAGIVTVTVSQERQQSFVGTDFGRFRAMRGALDRAALTTKPVVVGPVRLPSSRNGFEIFVPVSSNADGRTAFWGFVEAVLDEEALYRSARLNEERMEMREAGGRDHRHVPIHLAIRDVSVSDNVLEPFLDETGVFLNSPVLRELILPGGVWELAATPVAGWAQEPANSGEIRLATIAAVVVVVVPIFLAGGLVNERQRNIAKLKARESEVMALSHRLNLALDASKIGIWEIDIATQERSWDDRMFHLHGLVRTGGDPTHEEWRATVHPDDIAAASIALFRSLDEGLEHRSQYRVVMADGSIRHVRHVGSAHEGADARAKITGISWDVTDDVLMTEQLRAAKATADMKNAELADAKDRIEHNALHDPLTGLGNRRMLDKALDRLFAANAVKSEGIAILHIDLDRFKQINDTLGHAAGDAMLVHASEILRSSISPDDIVARIGGDEFVVVISGAPDDRALAALCDHIIAQMRQPVDYDGFPCRFGVSIGVAVAHRSTADARKLLVNADIALYRAKESGRNRYQFFTQALEAEVVTNKRIADEILEGIERDEFVPWYQPQFDASTLVLSGVEALIRWQHPREGILTPDRFLRIAEELNVTATLDRLVLQKALADRMRWASAGLHVPKISVNVSAKRLQEKDLLASLKGLSIMPGQISFELVESIFLDESDDVVTANIDGIKKLGIDIEIDDFGTGHTSIVSLLKIKPKRLKIDRQLVAPVLGARTEQALVRSIIDIGRSLGIETVAEGVETMAHAEMLGILGCDLLQGYAFSRPLSSEGFFAFATDRGIRLAS; the protein is encoded by the coding sequence TTGAAGATTATCGTCGCTCTGCGCCGCCGCATTCGTGCGATTGCCAATTTTGCGAAGCCGTCGCTCATTCCGGCGCTGATTGCGGGCGCCGTGGTCTTCCTCGGCGGCAATATCTATGAGCGCCAGCACCGCGAGAACTTTCGCAAAGACCTCAAGATCGATGTCGAAAACGAATTGAACCTGATTGCGGGCCGTTTCCGCGCGGAATTCAACACCAATATCGCCGCGCTCAATGGACTGGCGAACGGGATCGCCGTCCAACTGGAAATGAAGGAAAGCGATTTCAGCAAACTGGCATCGAAACTGCTCCTGCAAAATCCCCAACTCGTTCGTGTTTCTGCGGCGCCGGCGGGCATCGTCACTGTGACTGTCTCACAGGAGCGCCAACAATCCTTCGTCGGCACGGACTTCGGCAGGTTCCGGGCAATGCGGGGGGCGCTCGACCGTGCAGCCTTGACGACGAAGCCTGTGGTCGTCGGACCGGTGCGCCTGCCAAGCAGCCGCAATGGCTTCGAGATTTTTGTGCCGGTCTCCTCCAATGCCGACGGCCGAACCGCGTTCTGGGGCTTCGTTGAGGCCGTCCTTGATGAAGAGGCGCTCTATCGGTCGGCGCGCCTCAATGAGGAAAGGATGGAAATGCGCGAGGCAGGCGGCCGCGACCATCGGCATGTGCCTATTCATCTTGCCATTCGCGACGTTTCGGTGAGCGACAACGTTCTGGAACCGTTTCTCGACGAGACTGGGGTGTTCCTGAACTCACCGGTCCTCCGGGAGCTGATCCTGCCCGGTGGCGTGTGGGAATTAGCCGCTACTCCCGTCGCCGGCTGGGCGCAGGAACCGGCGAACAGCGGTGAGATCAGGCTTGCGACCATCGCCGCAGTCGTGGTCGTCGTCGTGCCTATTTTTCTCGCCGGTGGTCTCGTCAACGAGCGCCAGCGAAACATCGCCAAGCTCAAGGCGCGCGAAAGCGAGGTGATGGCCTTGTCCCATCGTCTCAACCTGGCTCTGGATGCGTCGAAGATCGGAATCTGGGAGATCGACATTGCCACCCAGGAAAGGTCCTGGGACGACCGGATGTTCCATCTGCATGGGCTGGTCCGCACCGGCGGAGATCCAACTCATGAGGAATGGCGTGCGACTGTGCACCCCGACGACATCGCCGCTGCCTCCATCGCCTTGTTCCGTAGCCTGGACGAAGGGCTTGAGCATCGCTCACAATACCGCGTTGTGATGGCGGATGGCTCCATCCGTCACGTCCGCCATGTGGGCTCGGCCCATGAGGGAGCCGACGCCCGCGCGAAAATCACCGGGATAAGCTGGGACGTCACCGACGACGTGCTGATGACCGAGCAGCTTAGGGCGGCCAAGGCGACTGCCGATATGAAGAATGCCGAACTCGCCGATGCAAAGGATCGCATCGAGCACAATGCCCTGCATGATCCGCTGACGGGACTCGGCAACCGGCGGATGCTCGACAAGGCGCTCGATCGGCTCTTCGCGGCGAATGCCGTAAAGTCGGAGGGCATCGCCATCCTCCATATCGATCTCGACCGCTTCAAGCAGATCAACGACACGCTCGGACACGCAGCCGGTGACGCCATGCTCGTTCATGCTTCCGAGATCCTGCGCTCGAGCATCTCGCCAGATGACATCGTCGCCCGCATCGGCGGAGACGAATTCGTTGTGGTGATTTCGGGAGCACCGGACGACAGGGCGCTGGCCGCGCTGTGCGACCACATCATCGCCCAGATGCGCCAGCCGGTCGACTATGACGGGTTTCCCTGTCGCTTCGGCGTCAGCATTGGCGTTGCGGTGGCGCATCGCTCCACGGCGGATGCGCGCAAGTTGCTCGTCAATGCCGACATCGCGCTCTATCGAGCCAAGGAAAGTGGACGCAACCGCTATCAGTTCTTCACGCAGGCGTTGGAGGCCGAAGTGGTGACCAACAAGCGCATCGCCGATGAAATCCTGGAAGGGATCGAACGCGACGAATTCGTGCCGTGGTACCAGCCGCAGTTCGACGCCTCGACGCTCGTATTGTCCGGTGTCGAGGCGCTGATCCGTTGGCAGCATCCCCGCGAGGGAATCCTGACGCCGGACCGGTTCCTGAGGATCGCCGAAGAGTTGAACGTGACAGCGACGCTCGATCGGCTGGTCCTGCAAAAGGCTCTCGCCGACCGGATGCGCTGGGCCTCGGCCGGTCTCCATGTGCCGAAGATTTCCGTGAACGTCTCTGCCAAGCGCCTGCAGGAAAAGGATCTGCTCGCCTCGCTCAAGGGGCTGAGCATCATGCCCGGCCAGATTTCGTTCGAACTGGTCGAGTCGATCTTCCTCGACGAAAGCGACGATGTCGTCACAGCCAATATCGACGGGATCAAGAAACTTGGTATCGACATCGAGATCGACGATTTCGGTACCGGGCACACCTCGATCGTCAGCCTTTTGAAGATCAAGCCGAAGCGCTTGAAGATCGATCGCCAGCTGGTGGCGCCGGTGCTCGGCGCCCGAACAGAGCAGGCGCTCGTGCGCTCGATCATCGACATCGGCCGTTCGCTTGGCATCGAAACCGTCGCCGAAGGCGTCGAAACCATGGCGCATGCGGAAATGCTCGGCATTCTCGGTTGCGACCTTCTGCAGGGCTACGCCTTTTCCAGGCCGTTGAGCAGCGAAGGCTTTTTTGCCTTCGCGACGGATCGCGGAATCCGCCTCGCCTCCTGA
- the aroC gene encoding chorismate synthase yields the protein MSHNSFGHLFRVTTWGESHGPALGCVVDGCPPGIRFTLAEIQAWLDKRKPGQSRFVTQRREDDLVKILSGVMFGDDGETMISTGTPISMMIENTDQRSKDYSEIAKRYRPGHADYTYDVKYGIRDYRGGGRSSARETAARVAAGGIARKVVPGLVVRGALVQIGKHRINRANWDWAEVNNNPFFAPDPAIVPVWEEYLDGIRKAGSSIGAVVEVVAEGVPAGIGAPIYGKLDQDIAANLMSINAVKGVEIGNGFAAAEISGEENADEMRMGPGGKPVFLSNNAGGILGGIATGQPVVARFAIKPTSSILTERRSIDSDGNEVDVRTKGRHDPCVGIRAVPIGEAMLACTIADHYLRDRGQTGRLK from the coding sequence ATGTCGCACAATAGCTTCGGTCACCTCTTCCGCGTCACCACCTGGGGCGAAAGCCATGGGCCGGCGCTCGGCTGCGTTGTCGACGGATGCCCGCCCGGCATTCGCTTCACGCTCGCCGAAATCCAGGCCTGGCTCGACAAGCGCAAGCCCGGGCAATCCCGTTTCGTGACCCAGCGCCGCGAGGACGATCTGGTCAAGATCCTCTCCGGCGTGATGTTCGGCGACGACGGCGAGACGATGATCTCGACCGGTACGCCGATCTCGATGATGATCGAGAACACCGACCAGCGCTCGAAGGACTATTCCGAGATCGCCAAGCGTTACCGCCCCGGCCACGCGGATTACACCTATGACGTCAAATACGGCATTCGTGATTATCGCGGCGGCGGACGCTCTTCGGCGCGGGAAACAGCGGCCCGCGTTGCCGCCGGCGGCATCGCTCGAAAAGTCGTACCCGGCCTGGTCGTGCGCGGGGCGCTCGTCCAGATCGGCAAGCACAGGATTAATCGTGCCAACTGGGATTGGGCGGAGGTGAACAACAACCCGTTCTTCGCCCCCGACCCGGCGATCGTTCCCGTCTGGGAAGAATATCTCGACGGCATCCGCAAGGCCGGTTCATCGATCGGTGCAGTCGTTGAGGTGGTTGCCGAGGGCGTGCCTGCGGGTATCGGCGCGCCGATCTACGGCAAGCTCGATCAGGACATCGCTGCGAACCTGATGTCGATCAATGCGGTCAAGGGCGTGGAGATCGGCAACGGTTTTGCCGCCGCCGAGATCAGTGGCGAGGAGAACGCCGACGAGATGCGGATGGGGCCTGGCGGCAAGCCGGTTTTTCTTTCCAACAATGCGGGCGGCATCTTGGGCGGTATCGCTACGGGTCAGCCAGTTGTTGCACGCTTCGCGATCAAGCCGACGTCATCCATCCTGACCGAACGGCGCTCGATCGACAGCGACGGCAACGAGGTGGACGTGCGCACCAAGGGCCGCCACGATCCGTGCGTCGGGATCCGGGCCGTGCCGATCGGCGAGGCGATGCTCGCCTGCACCATCGCCGACCATTACCTGCGCGACCGGGGCCAGACCGGGCGGTTGAAGTAG
- the ribB gene encoding 3,4-dihydroxy-2-butanone-4-phosphate synthase, with protein sequence MSYDQKRVVDAIRAFEAGEIVVVTDDGGRENEGDLIVAAVHCTPEKMAFIVRHTSGIVCAPMPREEAKRLNLNAMVAENDSAHTTAFTVSVDFRHGTTTGISADDRTLTVRNLANPNIGSADFVRPGHIFPLVAREGGVLMRSGHTEAAVDLCKLASLPPVGVISELVNDDGTVMRGPQVESFAETHGLKQVSVADLIAYRQRKETLIEQGNCFQIDTPYGKAKGHTYSLPWDPMQHLAVVFGDIRDGVDIPVRLHLENVGADVFGGDRQIDAIMKRIAGEGRGVIVYLREGSVGVGVSQTARKGKHDREEHSEAQARESEWLEIGLGAQILKDLGITSIRLISSRERHYVGLEGFGIKIAATEIL encoded by the coding sequence ATGTCCTATGACCAGAAGCGCGTCGTCGACGCCATTCGCGCCTTCGAGGCTGGCGAGATCGTCGTCGTCACCGATGACGGCGGCCGCGAGAACGAGGGCGACCTGATTGTCGCAGCTGTGCATTGCACACCCGAAAAGATGGCCTTTATCGTCCGCCACACCTCAGGCATCGTCTGTGCGCCGATGCCGCGCGAGGAGGCAAAACGCCTCAATCTGAACGCGATGGTGGCGGAGAACGATTCCGCCCATACGACCGCATTCACCGTTTCGGTCGATTTCAGGCACGGAACCACGACCGGCATCTCGGCCGACGACCGGACGCTGACCGTTCGCAACCTTGCCAATCCGAACATCGGATCGGCCGATTTCGTCCGTCCGGGCCATATCTTCCCGCTGGTGGCGCGCGAGGGTGGTGTGCTGATGCGTTCGGGCCATACCGAGGCGGCCGTGGACCTCTGCAAGCTCGCGAGCCTCCCGCCGGTCGGCGTCATCAGCGAGCTCGTCAACGACGACGGCACCGTGATGCGCGGCCCGCAGGTCGAAAGCTTCGCCGAGACTCACGGCCTGAAACAGGTCTCGGTCGCGGATCTGATCGCCTACCGCCAGCGCAAGGAGACGCTGATCGAGCAGGGCAATTGCTTCCAGATTGATACGCCTTACGGCAAGGCGAAGGGTCACACCTATTCGCTGCCGTGGGATCCGATGCAGCATCTTGCCGTCGTCTTCGGCGACATTCGCGACGGCGTCGACATCCCCGTTCGTCTGCACCTTGAGAATGTTGGCGCGGATGTCTTCGGCGGTGACCGTCAGATCGACGCGATCATGAAACGCATCGCCGGAGAGGGAAGGGGCGTCATCGTCTATCTGCGCGAGGGTTCTGTGGGCGTCGGTGTTTCGCAAACAGCGCGGAAGGGCAAGCATGATCGCGAGGAGCATTCGGAAGCCCAGGCCCGCGAAAGCGAATGGCTGGAAATCGGTCTCGGCGCACAGATCCTGAAGGATCTCGGCATTACGTCGATCCGCCTCATTTCCTCGCGCGAGCGCCACTACGTCGGCCTCGAGGGGTTCGGCATCAAGATTGCCGCCACCGAGATCCTGTAA
- a CDS encoding invasion associated locus B family protein produces the protein MIRRFEVYMGLSLFSRLPVLAALGIATLVFPTASMAQQSGATPGTVKSNHGAWSIVCDQPAGASAEQCALMQNVIAEDRPEVGLSVVVLKTADRKAKILRVLAPLGVLLPNGLGLNVDGKDIGRAYFVRCFSDGCYAEVVLEDELLKTFRAGATATFIVFQSPEEGIGIPVDLKGFGEGYDALP, from the coding sequence ATGATTCGACGTTTTGAGGTTTACATGGGCCTGTCCCTCTTCTCCCGGCTGCCGGTTCTGGCCGCGCTCGGAATTGCCACCCTCGTCTTCCCCACCGCAAGCATGGCCCAGCAATCCGGCGCAACGCCAGGAACGGTGAAGTCAAACCACGGCGCCTGGTCGATCGTTTGCGATCAGCCGGCGGGCGCCTCGGCTGAGCAATGCGCGCTGATGCAGAACGTCATCGCCGAGGACAGGCCGGAAGTCGGGCTTTCGGTCGTGGTACTGAAGACCGCCGACCGCAAGGCGAAGATCCTGCGCGTTCTCGCACCGCTCGGCGTGCTTCTGCCGAACGGCCTTGGTCTCAACGTCGATGGCAAGGATATCGGTCGCGCCTATTTCGTGCGCTGCTTCTCCGACGGATGCTATGCCGAAGTGGTGCTGGAAGACGAGCTCCTGAAGACTTTCCGCGCCGGTGCGACCGCGACCTTCATTGTCTTCCAATCGCCAGAAGAAGGTATCGGCATCCCGGTCGACCTCAAGGGCTTCGGCGAGGGCTACGACGCCCTCCCCTAA
- the coxB gene encoding cytochrome c oxidase subunit II: MKNKAYAVLAALACLLFASSAFADKPVEWQTRLQTAATGIMEEITWFEQYTLWFIIPITLLVLLLLIVVVVRFREGANPVPSRTSHNTLIEVIWTVGPVIVLLFLAIPSFQLLTAQLTPPQNPDLTVKATGNQWYWSYEYEVGENPLSFDSLLMKEEDRASLGKEDKAQYPRLLAVDNEVVVPVGKTVRMLVTAADVIHAFAMPAFGVKIDAVPGRLNETWFKADREGLYYGQCSELCGKDHAFMPIAIRVVAQDKYDAWLAAAATNLGEANKALMASIDGAAKTVDVAANAAQ; this comes from the coding sequence GTGAAAAACAAGGCTTATGCAGTTCTGGCAGCGCTTGCCTGTCTGCTTTTTGCTTCGAGCGCCTTTGCTGACAAGCCTGTCGAATGGCAGACGCGTCTTCAGACGGCCGCTACGGGCATCATGGAAGAAATCACGTGGTTTGAACAATATACCCTGTGGTTCATCATTCCGATCACGCTTCTGGTTCTCCTCCTGCTGATTGTCGTCGTGGTAAGATTCCGTGAGGGTGCCAACCCGGTTCCTTCCAGGACCAGCCACAACACTCTGATCGAAGTCATTTGGACCGTCGGTCCGGTTATCGTTCTGCTTTTCCTCGCCATTCCGTCCTTCCAGCTTCTGACGGCGCAGCTGACGCCGCCGCAGAACCCGGACCTGACGGTCAAGGCGACCGGCAACCAGTGGTACTGGTCTTATGAATACGAGGTTGGTGAAAATCCGCTTTCCTTCGACAGTCTGCTGATGAAGGAAGAGGATCGCGCAAGCCTCGGCAAGGAAGACAAGGCTCAGTATCCGCGCCTTCTCGCCGTCGACAACGAAGTGGTCGTGCCCGTCGGCAAGACCGTCCGCATGCTCGTGACCGCGGCCGACGTTATCCATGCCTTTGCAATGCCGGCTTTTGGTGTGAAGATCGACGCCGTTCCCGGCCGTCTCAACGAAACCTGGTTCAAGGCCGACCGCGAAGGCCTTTATTACGGCCAGTGTTCCGAGCTCTGCGGCAAGGATCACGCCTTTATGCCGATCGCCATCCGCGTAGTCGCGCAGGACAAGTACGACGCATGGCTCGCGGCGGCCGCAACCAATCTCGGCGAAGCGAACAAGGCGCTCATGGCGTCCATCGACGGCGCGGCCAAGACCGTTGACGTCGCCGCAAACGCCGCACAGTAA